The stretch of DNA TGGTTGGATCTATCGCAGTCATCGGATCTTACGCTCTATCTGCACTATAAAAGCATCGGAGGGTACGACCTTGAGCTTTACTCGCATAACAGCACACTGCAATCGCAGCTCTACGCTCATCCCTGCAAGCTTAACGGCATCTTTAGCCGTGCATACCAGGGGAACCCCAGGATGTTGCGCTAGAATTTTTTGCAGATCCACCTCACTAAACGCATGATGATCGGCAAAGGAGGTTTTCCCTAGCAGGGTATAACCGAGTTGCTCTAAGGACTCGAAAAATGTGTCTGGATTCGCTATTCCAGCAAAGGCGTTAACACGACAGGCCCCTAGCGGCTGAGCGCTGGTTAGGTGTTGCACCTCACTAGCTTCAAAAAACGATCGATAGACCGTTGCCGCTGCGGGAAGAGTATTCATCAAACGGGTATCAATTGGAGCCAAGCCTTTGCTATCTAGCACCACACGTCGTTCGGCGATAACGATCATCGCTGCGCGCTTTAGAGCAACCTCGCGAACCTCCCGAAATAGCCCGAGTGGCAATAGCTCTCCCTTTACGAACTCCGTAACAGCGCGCTCATTGCCAGCAAATATAGAGATTATATCAAGATTACGTGCCAGAGCGCGGTGCTGTAGCCCATCATCAAGTAGGATTACATCTCCACTCGCATCGCTCTCTATTAAGCGCGCGCCGGCTGCCCGTGAACGGGCGATATATACCGGAGAGTCCCCTGTTTGGGCCATCAGTAACGGCTCGTCACCGACATCTTCTGCTCTATTCGTAGCGCTTACACGCTGTGGCCCCTTGACGCGCCCCCCGTACCCCCTAGAGAGTATCACCGGCCTCCATCCACGCGCAGCCAACTCAGCCGCGAGATAGAGAGCTAGCGGCGTTTTGCCGTTACCACCTACGGTTACGTTTCCTATGCTAATAACAGGGATTCTGGAACGATAACTTCGTAAGATGCCGAGGTCGTACAGAGATCCGCGCAGACGGGTCACCCCCCAGTAGAGCGCAGCCCATAATTTTAATATAAATCTGGCCATAACGTAACTAATCTTCTGCTTTTCCAATAAGTGTCAGCACCCTATCTGCCGAACCGCGGTGCCGCTCCCATACCTGTTGTCCAGCTAGACCAACCCCCTGTAACGAAGAGCTAGCCTCTGAGCATAACCGTTCAACTAGGTCGCACACATCCCTCTTACTAGAGAGCTCTATAATACCGTGCTGCGCTCGCATCTCATTTACAACCTCACGAATAACAGAGGTATATGGACCAACACAGACCGGAACTCCGTACATGGCTGGCTCACACGGATTGTGCCCACCGATATCGACTAACGTAGCTCCGACAAAGGCGAGGTCCGCGATCGAATAAGCCTCTTCAAGTTTTCCCATTAGATCGAGGATAAGAACCTTTGCTTCGACCTGCTCTCTATCAGATCGCTTGCTCCACTGCTCACACGCAACGCCGAGCTTTTGAGCTCCTTGGATAAAATACTCAAAGCGCTCTGCATGTCTCGGGGCTATAATCACACGCAGATCCATCTTAGCCTGCCACATGCGCTGACACGCCTCGAACCACCAGTACTCCTCTCCTGCCCGAATACTCCCGAGCACAAGGATGCGGCTTTGCGGAGTAATTGCGGTAAAAAACCTCTCTCTTGTCTTATCACGAGATTCAGTTCCCTGTAGGGCGGGTATAGTATCGTATTTTGTATGTCCGGTAACGTGCACACGATCTGGAACGGCCCCCAGTTCAATGTAACGGTTCCGTTGTTCGGCATCAGGTACACAGATCGTCGAGAATGAGGCGATAATAGGCTCAAATATCGAGCGCGCTGCACGGTACCACCGTAAGGTATAATCAGAGACCCTGCCGTTTACTACGGACACCGGCAGTCCGGATAAGAGAACCTGCGATAAGAATACGGGCCAGAGCTCCGTCTCACTTATAATCAATTGCTTGGCTCTAACCTTCGCGAGCGCTCGTCGCACCAGGGGGGCGCTATCGATAGGAATAAGTCTGGTAAGATTAGCGTAGGGGGCCCCGCGTTCTAGTCCAGTAGGTGAGGTTGCGGTTAGTAGGATCTGATCCTGAGCGTAGTGTTCCCTAACCCTTTGTAGGATCGGAATAATTCCCTGCACCTCGCCGATTGAAGCCCCATGAAACCACCACGGCGTTTCAGGCAGGGTCCCCCACTCGCCAAAGCGCTCGCCGTACCGCACACGCCCCCGTTTCGCTGCGAGCAGCGTTAGGGCCACGAGCGGTATTAGCGCGCTGCCGGCCAACTGATAGCCCCTAAAGAGGGGTCCAGTGCCTATCTGCTTGCTCGGTAATTTCATGCAATGCTTCCTGAATTCGCAATCGGGCCTGCTCTCGATCTTCCTCCTGAGAGACCGAGATCGGTGCTCCCAGGATAGCAACACCCCGGGAGAACGGTTTCGGTATAATCATCCTATCCCAGGTCGAGAGCTGCCACCTCCTTTCGGTAGAATATGAGAAGGGAAGGACCACAGCCCCGGTTCTTTGAGCGACTAAGGCTATCCCATCCTTACATTCATAGCGGGGCCCCTTTGGACCATCGGGGGTGAATCCAACGTCTGCGCCGGCCTCTACCCATCGGCACATTTTAAGTAGTGCTGCCAATCCACCCCTAGTTGAGGAGCCTGCAACGCAACTGATACTGAGTAGCCTAACGGCGAAGGCGATTAACCGACCATCACCGTGCTGACTCATTAGCATATAACTAGTGCGTGGGAACGCTCCGCGTGCCCGTCTATATATCATCGGCATCATTAACATACGCCCGTGCCAGAAGGCGATCACGACAGGGGCGCTAGCAGGGGGCGGGGCGCTAGCAGGGAATCCGATATATTCCCACCGTATAGTTGTGTGAATCAGGCGGATAAGGAGTGCGGCGATCCCTCCCAACAACCAGGTTTTAATATTAGCTATAAGGTCTCTGCCACGTGACATGGGGGGTAGTGTAACCACCCATCGCCAAGCCGTCAAAAGATGGTCTAAGGATAAAGGGATGCTGCCTAGTTACATAAAAACAAAGACTTACCTTAGCGACAAACCTCACACGTCGCTATTGCAGCGACCCGCCCGGGAGTAACCAGCGGCATCTTGCTTGAGGATGTATAGAGCGCCTTGCCGTGTGCGAGTATGTTTTTGGGGCCCCTTAACGGTATCTCAATGCCCCCTGGAAATTGCGCTATGACCTGAACCTGCGATGCTATTACATCTCCAATGTTCTTCACCGTAACGCTCAAGAAGCTAAGCTCCTCCTGCCCACGTTTAGTGGATCTTACATACGAGAGGTTACTAGTACGGAGCGTTGTAAGAGCTTTTACTGACGCAATCGTGCTCGCCGGTGCGCGCCGCGGAGTAGCTTCTGCTACCCCTGTCACTACTAGCAGGAAAGTTATGACTATAGGTAAGAGCTGCATGATTACGACCATAGCCCCTACTATCGGAACACCGGGCGTAAAGTTGCGGCGGTTCTACTGCACCGACCGTAGACTCCCTGCAGCAGGCTCCTCGTCCCGGAACTGCAAGGCGTGCAGCCGTGAATACTCAGCTCCCTGTTGCAGCAGCTCTTCGTGCGTGCCGCTCTCAACTATTCGTCCTGCACTCATAACAACGATCAGATCAGCGTCCCTGATCGTCGAAAGTCTATGGGCTATAATAACGCTGGTACGCCCCTGCTCAAGTTTCTCAATCGCTAGTTGAACCTCACGCTCGGCTCGATTATCAAGCGATGCCGTTGCCTCATCGAGGATTAGTACCGGTGCATTCTTGAGGATCGCCCGCGCAATCGCCAGTCTTTGCCGCTCACCACCAGAGAGGGTCATCCCACCCTCACCTACTAAGGTCTGAAAACCATCGGGTAGCTTCTGAATAAAGTCTGTAGCGAATGCGGCCTGCGCCGCTGCCATCACCTGTGCCTCTAACGCTTCAGGATTTCCATAAGCTATGTTGTTATACACCGTATCGTTAAAGAGAAAGGTATGTTGCCCAACTATTGCAAGTTTCGAACGTAGCTGCGCAAGCCCGAGTTCTCTACAATCGATCCCTCCAAAGGTAACCACCCCCTCGGTCGGATCGATAAACCTTGGAATTAGATCCACCAGGGTACTCTTTCCAGAGCCTGAGAATCCAACAAGCGCAACTTTCTTCCCCTGTGGAATCGATAAAGAGATATTTTTAAGTGCACTACTGCGCTCATCACCAGTGGCTCGTGTTGGATATTTAAATGTAACGTTATGA from Pseudomonadota bacterium encodes:
- a CDS encoding lysophospholipid acyltransferase family protein, coding for MSRGRDLIANIKTWLLGGIAALLIRLIHTTIRWEYIGFPASAPPPASAPVVIAFWHGRMLMMPMIYRRARGAFPRTSYMLMSQHGDGRLIAFAVRLLSISCVAGSSTRGGLAALLKMCRWVEAGADVGFTPDGPKGPRYECKDGIALVAQRTGAVVLPFSYSTERRWQLSTWDRMIIPKPFSRGVAILGAPISVSQEEDREQARLRIQEALHEITEQADRHWTPL
- the lpxK gene encoding tetraacyldisaccharide 4'-kinase, with amino-acid sequence MARFILKLWAALYWGVTRLRGSLYDLGILRSYRSRIPVISIGNVTVGGNGKTPLALYLAAELAARGWRPVILSRGYGGRVKGPQRVSATNRAEDVGDEPLLMAQTGDSPVYIARSRAAGARLIESDASGDVILLDDGLQHRALARNLDIISIFAGNERAVTEFVKGELLPLGLFREVREVALKRAAMIVIAERRVVLDSKGLAPIDTRLMNTLPAAATVYRSFFEASEVQHLTSAQPLGACRVNAFAGIANPDTFFESLEQLGYTLLGKTSFADHHAFSEVDLQKILAQHPGVPLVCTAKDAVKLAGMSVELRLQCAVMRVKLKVVPSDAFIVQIERKIR